A single region of the Nocardioides aquaticus genome encodes:
- a CDS encoding alpha/beta hydrolase family protein, producing the protein MGPRRLTVLAPLLGLALVASACSGGDAEPDAAPSSAVSPSGPPSSAPSDEASDEPSDEASDEPTTAPSREPVQREEPDPVSLAAYYAENRDYDGGGLRLGAVREQTDAYTSYDATYRSGDLTISGVLNVPTGPGPFPAVVLAHGYIDPDVYVRGQGMTRERGVLASRGFVALHVDYRAHAESDGTEEQAERDVRLGYVADVVNAAAALRRSQDVPVDDDRVALFGRSMGGGVMLRALAAAPGAYDAGVGWASVSSREDDNFNQFTAPDRDEVASYVEREYGLPGSPRGREFWPAVSARPSFDRVTEPVLLVHGTNDDTCPLQWARDSQGALRDAGVDSTLELYEDGHAFGPAFFPAMDDTIAFLREKM; encoded by the coding sequence ATGGGTCCGCGCCGCCTGACCGTCCTCGCCCCGCTCCTCGGCCTCGCGCTGGTCGCCTCCGCGTGCTCCGGAGGCGACGCGGAGCCGGACGCCGCTCCGAGCAGCGCGGTGTCACCGTCGGGACCGCCGTCCTCCGCGCCGTCGGACGAGGCGTCGGACGAGCCGTCGGACGAGGCGTCGGACGAGCCGACGACGGCGCCGTCCCGCGAGCCCGTCCAGCGCGAGGAGCCCGACCCCGTCTCGCTGGCGGCGTACTACGCCGAGAACCGCGACTACGACGGCGGTGGTCTGCGGCTGGGCGCGGTGCGCGAGCAGACCGACGCCTACACCTCGTACGACGCGACCTACCGCAGCGGCGACCTGACGATCTCCGGCGTGCTGAACGTGCCCACCGGGCCGGGCCCGTTCCCCGCGGTCGTCTTGGCGCACGGCTACATCGACCCCGACGTCTACGTGCGCGGCCAGGGCATGACCCGGGAGCGCGGGGTGCTGGCCTCGCGGGGCTTCGTGGCGCTCCACGTCGACTACCGCGCGCACGCGGAGTCCGACGGCACCGAGGAGCAGGCCGAGCGCGACGTCCGGCTCGGCTACGTCGCCGACGTCGTCAACGCCGCCGCGGCCCTGCGCCGCAGCCAGGACGTGCCCGTGGACGACGACCGGGTCGCGCTGTTCGGCCGCTCGATGGGCGGCGGGGTCATGCTCCGGGCGCTCGCCGCCGCCCCGGGCGCCTACGACGCGGGCGTCGGGTGGGCCTCGGTGAGCTCGCGCGAGGACGACAACTTCAACCAGTTCACCGCCCCCGACCGCGACGAGGTCGCCTCGTACGTGGAGCGGGAGTACGGCCTGCCGGGCTCGCCCCGGGGCCGCGAGTTCTGGCCCGCGGTCAGCGCCCGACCGTCCTTCGACCGGGTCACCGAGCCGGTCCTGCTGGTGCACGGCACCAACGACGACACCTGTCCCCTGCAGTGGGCGCGGGACTCCCAGGGCGCCCTGCGCGACGCCGGGGTGGACTCCACCCTCGAGCTCTACGAAGACGGCCACGCCTTCGGCCCCGCGTTCTTCCCCGCGATGGACGACACGATCGCGTTCCTGCGCGAGAAGATGTAG
- a CDS encoding DUF6314 family protein translates to MPRTPTPTPTLTTTPTPLDLLGRWSLERDVEDRYASARLSVTGTALLEQVGDGRVRWHEEGVLTRPGSAPAAVHRTLLVVPDADGSWQVTFDDGRPFHPWSPGVRVDHPCADDLYRGLVDVPDQVRWTVTWQVRGPAKDHTITTAYTRPAG, encoded by the coding sequence ATGCCGAGGACGCCGACCCCGACGCCGACCCTGACGACGACACCGACGCCGCTGGACCTGCTCGGCCGGTGGAGCCTCGAGCGGGACGTCGAGGACCGGTACGCCTCCGCACGCCTGAGCGTCACCGGCACGGCCCTGCTCGAGCAGGTCGGCGACGGCCGGGTCCGCTGGCACGAGGAGGGCGTGCTCACCAGGCCGGGGAGCGCCCCGGCCGCGGTGCACCGCACGCTGCTCGTCGTCCCCGACGCGGACGGGTCCTGGCAGGTCACCTTCGACGACGGCCGCCCCTTCCACCCGTGGTCGCCGGGGGTCCGGGTCGACCACCCGTGCGCGGACGACCTCTACCGCGGGCTCGTCGACGTGCCCGACCAGGTGCGCTGGACGGTGACCTGGCAGGTGCGGGGCCCGGCCAAGGACCACACGATCACCACCGCCTACACCCGCCCGGCCGGATGA
- a CDS encoding YibE/F family protein: MSRHRRAEETHGHGHGQDGAADDAVEVGTLARTAVLVSLAAFVVAAVVGAVWLWPDREPDFGEGGPPAFATEDTEFVTADVTEVAEPCADGERAAVEDGAVRGGAGGRTGAALTCGQVAATVTEGAGEGDRAVFPVAPEVSRSGLTEGDSVLVVRVPAEGAASYQFSQVQRGGALAWLLGIFVVAVVVVARLRGLMGLVGLGLGAVVVWQFTLPALLVGENGLAVAMTSATAIMVVVLYTTHGFSMRSSVALLGTLVGVALTGVLGLLAMGGTRLSGISDETGGLLAGQVSGLDFRGLLICGIVLTGLGVLNDVTITQASVVWELRAAQPGMPRRQVFASAMRIGRDHIASSIYTLLFAYTGAALIVLMLVSLLDRPFLELISSGVLTEEIVRTLTSAIGLVLAVPLTTGLAALLAAPAPAAARRTARL, from the coding sequence ATGAGCCGGCACCGTCGCGCCGAGGAGACGCACGGGCACGGCCACGGGCAGGACGGGGCCGCCGACGACGCGGTCGAGGTGGGCACGCTCGCCCGTACCGCCGTGCTGGTCTCCCTGGCCGCGTTCGTGGTGGCCGCGGTCGTCGGCGCTGTCTGGCTGTGGCCCGACCGCGAGCCCGACTTCGGCGAGGGCGGGCCGCCGGCCTTCGCCACCGAGGACACCGAGTTCGTGACGGCCGACGTCACCGAGGTGGCCGAGCCCTGCGCCGACGGGGAACGGGCCGCGGTCGAGGACGGTGCCGTGCGCGGCGGGGCGGGTGGCCGTACGGGTGCCGCGCTCACCTGCGGGCAGGTCGCCGCCACCGTCACCGAGGGCGCGGGGGAGGGCGACCGGGCGGTGTTCCCGGTCGCGCCGGAGGTGTCCCGCTCGGGACTGACCGAGGGCGACTCCGTGCTGGTCGTGCGGGTGCCGGCCGAGGGGGCCGCGTCGTACCAGTTCTCGCAGGTCCAGCGGGGCGGCGCCCTGGCCTGGCTGCTCGGGATCTTCGTGGTCGCGGTGGTCGTCGTCGCCCGGCTGCGGGGGTTGATGGGGCTGGTCGGCCTGGGGCTCGGCGCGGTCGTGGTCTGGCAGTTCACCCTGCCCGCGCTGCTGGTCGGCGAGAACGGGCTGGCGGTGGCGATGACCAGCGCCACCGCGATCATGGTGGTGGTCCTCTACACCACCCACGGGTTCTCGATGCGCAGCAGCGTCGCGCTGCTCGGCACGCTGGTGGGGGTGGCGCTGACCGGGGTGCTCGGCCTGCTCGCGATGGGCGGCACCCGCCTGTCGGGCATCTCGGACGAGACCGGCGGACTGCTGGCCGGCCAGGTCTCCGGGCTCGACTTCCGGGGCCTGCTGATCTGCGGGATCGTGCTGACCGGGCTCGGCGTGCTCAACGACGTGACCATCACCCAGGCCTCCGTGGTCTGGGAGCTGCGGGCCGCCCAGCCCGGGATGCCGCGGCGCCAGGTCTTCGCCAGCGCGATGCGGATCGGACGCGACCACATCGCCTCCAGCATCTACACCCTGCTCTTCGCCTACACCGGAGCGGCCCTGATCGTGCTGATGCTGGTCTCGCTGCTCGACCGGCCGTTCCTGGAGCTGATCTCGTCGGGCGTGCTGACCGAGGAGATCGTGCGCACCCTGACCAGCGCGATCGGCCTGGTGCTGGCGGTCCCGCTGACGACCGGGCTCGCGGCGCTGCTGGCCGCCCCGGCCCCGGCCGCCGCGCGACGGACCGCCCGGCTGTAA
- a CDS encoding class F sortase yields MAAALGGLTRLLLAAAAVVAVVLLVLNDDGGEPSAFRSLPPSVPVQVVVPSLGVEAGIDPVAVSADRVLDPPEDVDRVGWWDASAEPGADAGQTVLTGHAVHTGGGVLDRLPAVRPGARVDLRTDEGLMRYRVTDVETLGRDEVAARTEELFGQDRGDGRLVLVSCTEWDGAVYRSNVVVTARPLGEPRPAARL; encoded by the coding sequence GTGGCCGCGGCCCTGGGCGGGCTCACCCGCCTGCTGCTGGCGGCCGCGGCGGTCGTGGCCGTGGTCCTGCTGGTCCTGAACGACGACGGCGGCGAGCCGAGCGCCTTCCGCTCGCTGCCGCCGAGCGTGCCGGTGCAGGTCGTCGTGCCCTCGCTGGGCGTCGAGGCCGGGATCGACCCGGTCGCGGTCTCGGCCGACCGGGTCCTCGACCCTCCCGAGGACGTCGACCGGGTCGGCTGGTGGGACGCCAGCGCCGAGCCGGGCGCGGACGCCGGGCAGACGGTGCTCACCGGCCACGCCGTGCACACCGGCGGCGGCGTGCTCGACCGGCTCCCGGCCGTACGCCCCGGCGCCCGCGTCGACCTGCGGACCGACGAGGGCCTGATGCGCTACCGGGTGACCGACGTCGAGACGCTCGGCCGCGACGAGGTCGCGGCGCGCACCGAGGAGCTCTTCGGCCAGGACCGCGGGGACGGTCGGCTGGTGCTGGTCTCCTGCACCGAGTGGGACGGCGCGGTCTACCGCAGCAACGTCGTGGTCACCGCGCGCCCGCTCGGCGAGCCCCGCCCCGCCGCCCGGCTGTAA